One stretch of Pseudodesulfovibrio senegalensis DNA includes these proteins:
- a CDS encoding protein-glutamate methylesterase/protein-glutamine glutaminase, whose product MIKVVVVDDSAFMRKAISTMLGKDSDIEVVATARNGQEGLEAIRTHDPDVVTMDIEMPVMDGLTALRHVMMEMPRPVLMVSSLTTEGAEATLKAMELGAVDFIPKQLSKVSLDIIKIEQDLIDRVKTVARRKMRHAPTRSVARAKVAPVSARPAVRKGSVKRDVVAIGVSTGGPPAVQKVLSALPADFPASIVIAQHMPAAFTGPFAKRLDNVSNISVKEAEPGDVLKPGHAFVAPGGKHIVLDQKVSRIDVVVTPEPKEALYKPSANVLISSVAQAVGRRGLGVILTGMGNDGMEGIRELKEKGGRALAQSDATCVVYGMPKAIVDAGLDDEIVDIDGMAEAIMSNLYK is encoded by the coding sequence GTGATTAAAGTTGTTGTCGTGGATGATTCGGCTTTCATGCGCAAGGCCATCAGCACGATGCTCGGCAAGGATTCTGATATTGAAGTCGTGGCCACGGCCCGTAACGGGCAGGAGGGGCTTGAAGCCATCCGTACCCACGATCCCGATGTCGTTACCATGGACATCGAGATGCCTGTGATGGACGGACTTACGGCCTTGCGTCACGTCATGATGGAGATGCCCCGGCCCGTTCTCATGGTTAGTTCCCTGACCACGGAAGGCGCGGAAGCCACCCTCAAGGCCATGGAACTCGGGGCTGTGGATTTCATTCCCAAGCAGCTGTCCAAGGTGTCGCTGGATATTATCAAGATCGAACAGGATCTGATTGACCGTGTGAAAACCGTTGCAAGGCGCAAGATGCGTCATGCCCCGACTCGGTCCGTTGCCCGGGCAAAGGTTGCCCCGGTTTCGGCGCGGCCAGCCGTGCGCAAAGGCAGCGTCAAGCGGGATGTGGTTGCCATCGGAGTCTCCACCGGCGGCCCGCCCGCCGTTCAGAAAGTTCTTTCCGCGCTTCCGGCCGATTTTCCCGCAAGTATTGTCATTGCCCAGCACATGCCTGCAGCTTTTACTGGCCCCTTTGCCAAGCGTTTGGACAATGTGAGCAATATTTCCGTGAAGGAAGCCGAGCCTGGAGACGTGCTCAAGCCGGGGCATGCCTTTGTTGCGCCCGGAGGAAAACATATTGTTCTGGACCAGAAGGTGAGCCGCATCGATGTGGTCGTTACCCCGGAACCGAAAGAGGCCTTGTACAAGCCCTCAGCCAACGTGCTCATCAGCTCGGTTGCCCAGGCTGTGGGGAGACGGGGCCTCGGCGTCATACTTACCGGCATGGGCAATGACGGCATGGAAGGCATTCGCGAGCTCAAGGAAAAGGGCGGACGCGCTTTGGCGCAAAGCGATGCAACGTGTGTTGTTTACGGAATGCCCAAGGCAATAGTGGATGCCGGGCTTGATGACGAGATTGTGGACATCGACGGAATGGCAGAAGCCATCATGTCCAATTTGTACAAGTGA
- a CDS encoding HEAT repeat domain-containing protein has protein sequence MTECNEYLVLLKSEDMEIVREGAFKAGEAGCVEAVPELARLLTADHLGIQEAAESSLRRIGGKAVVQAVIPMLRSDSAPVRNLSMDILREVGHQDVNSLIELLHDDDADIRIFASDILGSSQSLMGVEALCEALLKDPEVNVRYQAAVSLGDLGREEAAVSLNKAMEDDEWVQYAVIEALTKIKHASSVDALVKALDKASDLVASMIIDALGEMGNVKAVTMLLRRMEDSPTALRNKIVKAVVNILGGKSLTLLTNDEREKFRQYLLVALKDEDEEIQDAAIQGLAYVGGEQAARGILSIAAKLDQDRDQDRLAQIIANLSKIGLTEALKDAVASDDKDLAQVAVQALALVAEDSADEVCSIFMDVFWDLGLYVQRQLISVLADVAGDGATDFFVDVLERHDDGTVLKGAVGFLGVKMRKADVVDRIFPLLDHQYDDVKEAALEALISINGSEVRERFVAMASSQEPIQRLMAVYALGKIGEPENIVQLEMALEDELPDIRKVAVEAIAQLCEGTCGWAPHVLGRLEDENKDVRLTAVEILGNCYEKEYLPHLLKALKDDDDWVQIRAIDALGTQREEEAVPELLELLESSNRFVVMKVIEALGRIGGTVAFRSLLEISDSDEYELVRAAEDAITMIQEGQEN, from the coding sequence ATGACGGAATGCAACGAATATCTGGTTCTGTTGAAAAGTGAAGACATGGAAATCGTTCGGGAGGGCGCTTTCAAGGCCGGCGAGGCCGGATGCGTTGAAGCCGTTCCCGAACTTGCCCGTTTGCTGACCGCAGACCACCTCGGTATTCAGGAAGCTGCAGAGAGTTCCTTGCGCCGAATCGGCGGCAAGGCTGTGGTGCAGGCGGTCATCCCCATGCTGCGTTCGGACTCTGCTCCGGTTCGCAACCTTTCCATGGATATACTTCGAGAGGTCGGCCATCAGGATGTAAACTCTCTTATCGAGTTGTTGCACGATGATGATGCCGACATACGTATTTTTGCCTCCGACATTCTGGGGTCTTCCCAAAGCCTGATGGGTGTGGAAGCCTTGTGCGAGGCCCTGCTCAAGGACCCCGAGGTCAATGTCCGGTATCAGGCTGCTGTCAGCCTTGGCGACCTCGGCAGGGAAGAGGCGGCTGTAAGCCTGAACAAGGCCATGGAAGACGACGAATGGGTACAATATGCGGTAATCGAGGCCCTGACCAAGATCAAGCATGCCAGTTCTGTTGATGCGTTGGTCAAGGCTTTGGACAAGGCTTCTGACCTTGTTGCGTCCATGATCATCGATGCCCTTGGCGAAATGGGCAATGTGAAGGCCGTGACCATGCTGCTGCGACGCATGGAGGATTCCCCTACCGCGCTTCGCAACAAGATCGTCAAGGCCGTGGTGAACATTCTTGGCGGCAAGTCCCTGACGTTGCTGACCAACGACGAACGCGAGAAGTTTCGGCAATACCTTCTGGTGGCTCTCAAGGATGAAGACGAGGAAATTCAGGATGCGGCCATTCAGGGGCTTGCTTATGTGGGCGGAGAGCAGGCCGCGAGGGGGATTCTGTCCATTGCCGCGAAACTGGATCAGGATCGCGATCAGGATAGGCTGGCCCAGATCATTGCAAATTTGTCCAAGATTGGCCTGACCGAAGCCCTCAAGGATGCCGTGGCAAGCGACGACAAGGACTTGGCGCAGGTTGCCGTACAGGCCCTGGCTTTGGTGGCCGAGGACAGCGCAGATGAAGTCTGTTCGATTTTCATGGATGTCTTCTGGGATCTGGGATTGTATGTGCAGCGGCAACTGATCAGTGTTTTGGCTGATGTGGCCGGGGACGGCGCCACGGACTTTTTTGTCGACGTGCTTGAAAGGCATGATGACGGGACCGTGCTCAAGGGCGCGGTCGGTTTTCTCGGTGTCAAAATGCGCAAGGCCGATGTCGTTGACAGAATTTTCCCGCTGCTCGATCACCAGTATGACGACGTCAAGGAAGCCGCGCTTGAGGCGCTGATATCCATCAACGGTTCCGAAGTTCGTGAGCGTTTCGTGGCCATGGCTTCCAGTCAGGAGCCCATACAGCGCCTGATGGCGGTGTATGCGTTGGGCAAGATCGGTGAGCCCGAAAACATCGTGCAGCTTGAGATGGCGCTGGAAGACGAATTGCCTGACATTCGCAAGGTGGCGGTCGAGGCCATCGCCCAGTTGTGTGAAGGGACCTGCGGCTGGGCTCCCCACGTATTGGGTCGCCTTGAAGATGAAAACAAGGACGTGCGTCTGACTGCCGTGGAAATTTTGGGCAATTGTTATGAAAAGGAATACTTGCCCCATTTGCTCAAGGCTTTGAAGGACGATGACGACTGGGTCCAAATTCGCGCGATTGATGCCCTTGGAACACAGCGAGAGGAAGAAGCTGTTCCCGAGCTTTTGGAGTTGCTGGAAAGTTCCAACCGCTTTGTTGTCATGAAGGTGATCGAAGCTCTGGGAAGGATCGGCGGCACGGTAGCCTTCCGTTCTTTACTTGAAATCTCCGACAGTGATGAATATGAACTGGTTCGCGCAGCCGAAGACGCCATCACGATGATTCAGGAAGGACAGGAGAACTAG
- a CDS encoding CheR family methyltransferase, whose product MSSLFSKTISLGKELKITDSEFASLRDYIYEQCGIYIADNRKYLLENRLANRLKKLSLKDFGEYYYYLQYDSNRVHEQKRLFEVITTNETSFYRNPPQLKVFQENILPAVIDAQRKKGLKSLRIWSAGCSTGEEPYTLAMIISEVMRAEVRSWDIRITANDLSPRVLDSARKGVYSEYSLRTTPKEIVERYFEPEGGAYAVRPEIKKLVSFGPLNLKDRQHLKSVERSEIVFCRNVIIYFDDEMKKQVINAYYDNLVPGGYLVIGHSESLHNISRAFKPIHYPGAIIYQKEA is encoded by the coding sequence ATGTCATCGCTTTTTTCCAAGACCATATCCCTGGGCAAGGAACTCAAGATCACGGATTCCGAGTTCGCCAGCCTGCGGGATTACATATACGAGCAGTGCGGTATCTATATTGCGGACAACAGGAAGTACTTGCTCGAGAATCGCCTGGCCAACAGGCTCAAGAAGTTGAGCCTCAAGGATTTCGGCGAGTACTACTATTATCTTCAGTACGACAGCAACCGGGTTCATGAACAAAAGCGGTTGTTTGAAGTCATTACGACCAATGAGACGAGTTTTTATCGCAACCCGCCGCAACTCAAGGTTTTTCAGGAGAACATTCTTCCGGCTGTCATCGACGCGCAAAGAAAGAAGGGTCTCAAGTCCCTGCGCATATGGTCTGCCGGCTGTTCCACAGGTGAGGAACCGTATACGCTGGCCATGATCATCAGCGAGGTGATGCGTGCCGAGGTCCGTTCCTGGGACATTCGTATAACGGCCAACGATCTTTCGCCGCGGGTTTTGGATTCGGCCAGAAAAGGTGTGTATTCCGAGTACAGTCTGCGAACTACTCCCAAAGAGATAGTGGAAAGATATTTCGAGCCGGAAGGGGGGGCCTATGCTGTGCGTCCGGAAATCAAGAAACTTGTCTCCTTCGGCCCGTTAAATCTCAAGGATCGGCAGCATCTCAAGTCGGTAGAACGGTCTGAGATCGTTTTTTGCCGCAACGTGATCATTTATTTTGATGACGAAATGAAAAAACAGGTCATCAACGCTTATTATGACAATCTCGTTCCCGGAGGGTATCTGGTTATCGGACATTCCGAGTCGCTTCACAACATCAGTCGGGCCTTCAAGCCCATACATTATCCGGGCGCGATCATTTATCAGAAGGAAGCTTGA
- a CDS encoding response regulator, which produces MPKHVLIVDDSKTVRNLVAFIMKKEGFKVTTAEDGLDGLEKLYGAGEVDLIVSDINMPRMDGLTFIKTLREQETYRDIPIVVLSTEGQDRDIQTGLTVGANLYMVKPAQPEKLVRNVKMLLG; this is translated from the coding sequence ATGCCGAAGCATGTTTTGATTGTGGACGACTCCAAAACAGTGCGAAACCTTGTGGCCTTCATCATGAAGAAGGAAGGCTTCAAAGTTACCACTGCGGAAGACGGTCTTGACGGCCTCGAAAAGCTCTATGGAGCGGGAGAGGTCGATCTTATCGTTTCCGACATCAACATGCCGCGTATGGACGGACTGACATTTATCAAGACCTTGCGCGAGCAAGAGACGTATCGCGATATTCCCATTGTCGTGCTTTCCACCGAGGGACAGGATAGGGATATTCAGACCGGGTTGACTGTGGGGGCCAATCTTTACATGGTCAAACCGGCGCAACCTGAAAAATTGGTTCGCAATGTCAAAATGTTGTTGGGCTGA
- a CDS encoding chemotaxis protein CheA: MSQDFLDPEILADFFMEAKEHLETIEPNLLELEQSPENLGLLNEIFRPMHSLKGASGFLGLNKINGLAHKAENILDELRQGAIQVTSGIMDLILSATDALRTMVDNLEEHGVEGDVDTAPIIAQIEHVLESGDVVLEENAETQDVGEQEADILTPEVLEPEDADALATTEQEAIIEPEPAGQAVDTGSTIMTDFSPVPDPDFDGTPYALTTVGEGHLSDFLEEAQEIIDNLNRSLLALEGDAGGNDELINDTFRYFHNLKGNSGIIGFKELNGLTHEAETLLNKVRKGVMPCSQGLVDLLLTVVDQIEALVAKVDVESGKVEPMDITVFAQVLQKVTEEENSDFARVLTDGPGKGSNEASSTPKEAAPAASGGNSDETPVADGADFDPEDVALFEQTISQQVDNVLFALKELRADPNKSDLVDGLFRSLQTIQNSAGYMGFDEIKTYAERTTGLVDQGRKTDMDFGLMVDLLDQEFGILNDMLTKAMGGLKGGAPEDAPEKPAAPAQPKPAAAAPKPAAPKPAPKAETEAPKAAAKSADSAAPKPATPAKPKPAAPKTGGKSSLQKAKAAVAKEMAKPDTAASTKQKASTTIRVDHHKLDHLMNLIGELIINRNRYSMLARALEDGQEEVHVVAQQLTETTYAMARISDDLQDTIMKVRMVPVQTVFSRFPRLVRDLSRKSGKQVELIMEGEETELDKSVVEEIGDPLVHLVRNAVDHGLEDENERVAEGKSPKGHVWLRAYHKGNSVAIEVEDDGKGIDPEKMRQIAVRKGVISQDEANVLDDREALELIFAPGFSSAEKVTDISGRGVGMDVVKNNIKNLKGSVHTTSELGKGTKFTLTLPLTLAIIDALMVQIAGETFAIPLDAVSETTKIEVDKLSDVNNRKAVKLRGEVLGIVELSELLELPPNENEREIVPVVVIHDNDRRLGLVVDRLLERQEIVIKPLGQYLNNFSLKGLSGATIMGDGSVVLILDPHEIYSLSTTLQKPTHKSLGKKSAVEQQQKAALPQ; this comes from the coding sequence ATGAGTCAGGACTTTCTTGATCCGGAAATATTAGCCGATTTTTTCATGGAGGCCAAAGAGCACCTTGAAACAATTGAGCCGAATCTTCTTGAACTTGAGCAATCTCCCGAGAACCTTGGCCTGCTCAACGAAATATTTCGCCCGATGCACTCACTCAAGGGGGCTTCCGGCTTTCTGGGACTCAACAAGATCAATGGTCTTGCCCACAAGGCTGAGAATATCCTGGACGAGTTGAGGCAGGGGGCCATTCAGGTCACGTCCGGGATTATGGATTTGATCCTTTCGGCCACGGATGCCCTGCGGACCATGGTGGACAACCTGGAAGAGCACGGCGTTGAAGGCGATGTGGACACGGCGCCCATCATCGCCCAGATAGAGCATGTGCTCGAGAGTGGAGACGTGGTTTTGGAAGAAAACGCTGAAACTCAGGATGTCGGGGAACAGGAAGCAGATATACTGACGCCCGAAGTGCTGGAACCGGAAGATGCTGATGCATTGGCAACGACCGAACAAGAAGCCATCATTGAACCCGAGCCGGCCGGACAGGCTGTCGATACGGGGAGTACCATCATGACTGATTTTTCTCCTGTACCTGATCCTGATTTTGACGGAACGCCCTATGCCTTGACGACGGTCGGCGAAGGCCATCTTTCCGACTTTTTGGAAGAGGCCCAAGAGATCATCGATAATCTCAATCGTTCCCTGTTGGCCCTGGAAGGGGATGCTGGCGGCAACGATGAACTGATTAACGATACGTTCCGGTATTTTCACAACCTCAAGGGCAACAGCGGCATCATCGGTTTCAAGGAACTCAACGGGTTGACCCATGAAGCCGAGACCTTGCTGAACAAGGTGCGGAAAGGGGTCATGCCTTGCAGCCAGGGGTTGGTAGACCTTCTGCTTACCGTTGTGGACCAGATCGAAGCGCTTGTGGCCAAGGTGGATGTCGAATCCGGCAAGGTCGAACCTATGGATATCACTGTCTTTGCGCAGGTTCTCCAGAAAGTGACCGAAGAGGAAAATAGCGATTTTGCCCGTGTGTTGACGGACGGACCGGGCAAGGGAAGCAATGAAGCCTCGTCGACTCCAAAAGAGGCCGCCCCTGCTGCCAGTGGCGGAAATTCCGACGAAACTCCGGTTGCGGACGGTGCAGACTTTGATCCTGAAGATGTGGCCTTGTTTGAGCAGACCATCAGCCAGCAGGTTGATAATGTCCTTTTTGCTCTCAAGGAGTTACGGGCAGATCCGAATAAGTCCGACCTTGTGGACGGGTTGTTCCGCAGCTTGCAGACCATTCAGAATTCTGCCGGATACATGGGATTTGACGAGATCAAGACCTATGCGGAACGGACTACAGGCCTTGTCGATCAAGGGCGCAAGACCGATATGGATTTCGGGCTGATGGTGGATTTGCTTGATCAGGAATTCGGTATTTTGAACGATATGCTTACCAAGGCCATGGGAGGGCTCAAGGGTGGAGCCCCTGAAGACGCACCCGAAAAGCCGGCTGCCCCGGCTCAGCCCAAACCGGCTGCTGCAGCTCCCAAGCCTGCAGCCCCCAAGCCGGCACCCAAGGCTGAAACCGAGGCACCCAAGGCTGCCGCCAAGTCTGCTGATTCTGCAGCGCCCAAGCCAGCAACTCCCGCAAAGCCCAAGCCTGCGGCCCCCAAGACTGGCGGAAAGAGTTCCTTGCAGAAGGCAAAGGCTGCCGTGGCCAAGGAAATGGCAAAGCCCGATACTGCCGCTTCCACCAAACAAAAGGCCTCTACCACCATTCGCGTGGATCATCACAAGCTGGATCATCTCATGAACCTCATTGGTGAGTTGATCATTAACCGCAATAGATACTCCATGCTTGCCCGCGCCCTTGAGGACGGTCAGGAAGAGGTTCATGTCGTGGCGCAGCAGCTGACCGAAACCACCTATGCAATGGCGCGTATTTCCGACGATCTTCAGGATACCATCATGAAGGTCCGCATGGTGCCGGTCCAGACGGTTTTTTCACGGTTCCCGCGTTTGGTGCGCGACCTGAGCCGGAAGAGTGGCAAGCAGGTCGAATTGATCATGGAAGGCGAAGAAACCGAACTCGACAAGAGCGTTGTTGAGGAAATCGGTGATCCGCTGGTCCACCTTGTCCGCAACGCCGTGGACCACGGACTTGAGGATGAAAACGAGCGAGTCGCCGAGGGCAAAAGCCCGAAGGGCCACGTCTGGTTGCGCGCGTATCACAAGGGAAATTCCGTAGCCATTGAAGTCGAGGACGACGGCAAGGGCATCGATCCTGAAAAGATGCGCCAGATCGCCGTGCGCAAGGGCGTCATTTCTCAGGATGAAGCCAACGTGTTGGATGACCGCGAAGCTCTTGAGCTGATTTTCGCTCCGGGATTTTCCTCGGCCGAAAAGGTCACGGACATATCCGGGCGCGGCGTGGGCATGGACGTGGTCAAGAACAACATCAAGAATCTCAAGGGCAGTGTGCATACCACCTCTGAATTGGGCAAGGGAACCAAGTTTACGCTTACCCTGCCGCTGACACTGGCCATCATCGATGCGTTGATGGTTCAGATCGCCGGCGAGACCTTTGCCATTCCGCTGGATGCCGTTTCCGAAACCACCAAAATCGAAGTCGACAAGTTATCCGACGTGAACAACCGCAAGGCCGTCAAGCTTCGCGGCGAGGTCCTTGGCATTGTCGAACTTTCCGAACTGCTGGAATTGCCGCCCAATGAGAACGAGCGGGAAATTGTGCCGGTGGTCGTGATTCATGACAACGACCGCAGGCTCGGATTGGTTGTGGACAGGTTGTTGGAACGTCAGGAGATCGTTATCAAGCCTCTTGGACAGTACCTGAACAACTTCAGCCTGAAAGGCCTGTCCGGCGCAACCATCATGGGCGACGGTTCTGTGGTGCTGATTTTGGATCCGCACGAAATATACAGCCTGTCTACCACCCTGCAGAAGCCTACGCATAAGTCGTTGGGCAAGAAATCGGCTGTGGAACAACAGCAGAAAGCTGCCCTGCCGCAATAG
- the ybgF gene encoding tol-pal system protein YbgF, with the protein MKSLEENFLNFREQQKTQMEAEAAENARLNKRLAALEQRVALADPAMETVTEGPRKAKPDDSGWVSDLKEEQSGWQEVDPSKATPAQPRHKVASSKEPKPWAELPTPKPQPKAPAKKVQKAKPQPVTPKAAYDYALSLYRAERFVDARKAFDTYLKRFPQTDLAANALYWKGETYYSQKNYPQAIMTFKDVAQKYPKHSKVPAAMLKTGMAYEMSGDVDNAAFYLRALVEDYPKSAPAGLARKRLAALGR; encoded by the coding sequence ATGAAAAGCCTGGAGGAGAATTTCCTCAATTTTCGTGAGCAGCAGAAAACGCAGATGGAAGCCGAAGCTGCGGAGAATGCCCGGTTGAACAAGCGTCTGGCGGCATTGGAGCAGCGTGTGGCTTTGGCCGACCCGGCCATGGAAACCGTAACCGAAGGGCCGCGCAAGGCCAAGCCGGACGATTCGGGGTGGGTCAGCGATCTCAAGGAAGAACAGAGTGGCTGGCAGGAGGTTGATCCTTCCAAGGCGACACCGGCACAGCCCCGCCACAAGGTAGCCAGCAGCAAGGAGCCGAAACCATGGGCGGAGTTGCCCACTCCGAAACCCCAACCAAAGGCGCCGGCGAAAAAAGTCCAGAAGGCCAAGCCGCAACCTGTCACGCCAAAGGCTGCATACGATTATGCGCTTTCCCTGTACCGTGCGGAAAGATTTGTCGATGCGAGAAAGGCGTTTGACACCTACCTGAAGCGGTTTCCTCAAACCGATCTTGCGGCAAATGCCCTGTATTGGAAGGGTGAAACCTATTATTCGCAAAAGAATTACCCCCAAGCCATCATGACCTTCAAGGACGTGGCCCAGAAGTACCCCAAACATTCCAAGGTGCCTGCAGCCATGCTGAAGACCGGAATGGCGTACGAGATGTCTGGCGACGTTGATAACGCAGCCTTCTACCTGCGTGCGCTCGTGGAGGATTATCCCAAATCCGCTCCGGCCGGTTTGGCCCGCAAGCGTCTCGCTGCCCTCGGACGCTAA
- the dprA gene encoding DNA-processing protein DprA, with the protein MSARRDPDKEFFACLAFRHAKGVGHKTWRTIFNAYDSAYEALLDADAWPDKGLADRRRANAVLNEGWREKARAEYLAVRDADMQVVCWHDNAYPDRLRNIMEPPALLYCRGDVSLLRNPSVAVVGARKCTHFGLESAERISYELSSLGITVVSGLALGIDRQAHLAGLRGLGRSVAVLGAGMDQDYPSDNADVREVLERRGCVVTEYPPGMRADPANFPFRNRIISGLSLGVVVAEAANRSGSLITARLASEEGREVFALPGPLGQPTFTGCHGLIKQGAALVECAADIVEVLRYEFAGELDMLPDAPPRGAEDPDALPGGVIRTASANRRKSSRPLKTAKAEPIDSVPRKSRQVPIRAAVVLDAEEQELMDVLEESGKQQVDSLCRSLGWPSGKTSRMLLMLEMRGAVRQLPGMWYLARESEPI; encoded by the coding sequence ATGAGCGCTCGTCGGGATCCGGACAAGGAATTTTTTGCGTGTCTGGCGTTTCGACATGCCAAGGGGGTGGGGCACAAAACCTGGCGCACCATTTTCAATGCCTATGATTCTGCCTACGAAGCCTTGCTGGATGCCGATGCCTGGCCTGATAAAGGGTTGGCCGACCGACGCAGGGCAAACGCCGTCCTGAACGAAGGCTGGCGCGAAAAGGCCCGGGCCGAATACCTTGCTGTTCGCGATGCCGACATGCAGGTTGTCTGTTGGCATGACAACGCATACCCGGATCGCCTCAGGAACATCATGGAACCTCCGGCCTTGCTGTATTGTCGTGGAGACGTTTCCCTGTTGCGGAATCCCTCGGTCGCCGTTGTCGGGGCGCGCAAGTGCACGCATTTCGGTTTGGAATCCGCAGAACGAATCAGTTACGAACTGTCCTCGCTCGGTATCACCGTGGTATCCGGGCTTGCTTTGGGTATAGACAGGCAAGCGCATCTGGCTGGCCTGCGTGGGTTGGGGCGTTCCGTGGCCGTGCTCGGCGCCGGGATGGATCAGGATTACCCCTCGGACAACGCGGACGTGCGCGAGGTGCTGGAACGGCGTGGTTGCGTGGTCACCGAATATCCGCCGGGAATGCGTGCGGACCCTGCCAATTTTCCTTTTCGGAATCGAATCATCAGCGGGCTTTCCCTTGGTGTGGTGGTGGCCGAAGCCGCCAATCGCAGCGGCAGCCTGATCACGGCCCGGCTCGCCTCGGAAGAGGGGCGCGAGGTGTTTGCCCTGCCCGGTCCGTTGGGTCAGCCTACCTTCACGGGCTGCCACGGGCTCATCAAGCAGGGGGCAGCCCTTGTGGAGTGCGCTGCAGACATCGTGGAAGTGTTGCGATATGAGTTCGCCGGGGAGCTGGACATGCTTCCTGATGCTCCCCCAAGGGGCGCGGAAGACCCGGATGCATTGCCCGGAGGCGTGATCCGGACTGCGTCCGCAAATCGCAGGAAATCATCAAGGCCTTTGAAGACTGCCAAGGCCGAGCCCATAGACTCCGTACCCCGGAAATCGCGCCAAGTGCCGATTCGCGCAGCCGTGGTTCTCGATGCCGAAGAGCAGGAACTCATGGATGTGCTTGAGGAATCCGGCAAACAGCAGGTCGACAGCCTGTGCCGTTCCCTGGGGTGGCCCAGCGGCAAGACCAGCCGCATGTTGCTGATGCTTGAAATGCGCGGGGCGGTGCGTCAATTGCCCGGCATGTGGTATTTGGCCCGGGAGTCGGAGCCTATCTGA
- a CDS encoding NAD(P)H-dependent oxidoreductase, translating into MNMQSIINAYQFRHACKDFNPEKKIPEEQFEAIIEMARLSPSSFGFEQWDMLVIMNPEIREAIREIAPGGQLQIPNCSHLAVLLGKKMPIMRFDSSYIDYMLKDVQKVPDEVYTFMKEFVERFQRETFRLLDSDRAMFDWSCKQAYIALGNMLTGAALMGIDSCPMEGFDPKALNNILETRCGMDQSTHGAAVLCAFGYRVKEPRAKTRRPVEKVVRWIR; encoded by the coding sequence ATGAATATGCAATCCATTATCAACGCCTATCAATTCCGCCATGCGTGCAAAGATTTCAATCCCGAAAAGAAAATACCCGAAGAACAATTCGAGGCAATAATCGAAATGGCCCGGCTTTCCCCCAGCTCGTTCGGATTCGAACAATGGGACATGCTGGTGATCATGAACCCCGAAATTCGTGAAGCTATCAGGGAAATCGCCCCGGGCGGACAACTGCAAATCCCCAACTGCAGCCACCTTGCCGTGCTCCTGGGCAAAAAAATGCCCATCATGCGCTTTGACTCTTCCTATATTGACTACATGCTCAAGGATGTCCAAAAGGTTCCCGACGAAGTATACACCTTCATGAAGGAATTCGTGGAACGCTTCCAACGCGAGACCTTCAGGCTTCTGGACAGTGACCGGGCCATGTTCGACTGGTCGTGCAAACAGGCATATATCGCGCTCGGCAACATGCTCACCGGCGCCGCACTCATGGGCATCGACTCCTGCCCCATGGAAGGGTTCGACCCAAAGGCCCTGAACAACATTCTGGAAACACGCTGCGGCATGGACCAGTCAACCCACGGCGCTGCTGTCCTGTGCGCGTTCGGCTACAGGGTCAAGGAACCGAGGGCAAAGACACGACGCCCGGTGGAGAAAGTTGTCCGCTGGATCAGATAG
- a CDS encoding TMEM165/GDT1 family protein — protein MDWKLFVTTFATLFVAELGDKTQLACMLMTAESRKPWTVFLGSSLALVTVSFLGVVLANFICQYISPAIIKKVAAAGFMVMGALIFFDKI, from the coding sequence GTGGACTGGAAGTTGTTCGTTACCACGTTTGCAACTTTGTTTGTCGCCGAATTGGGGGACAAGACCCAACTGGCCTGCATGCTCATGACTGCTGAAAGCCGTAAGCCATGGACGGTTTTTCTCGGGTCGTCTCTGGCCTTGGTTACAGTCAGTTTTCTCGGGGTGGTACTGGCCAATTTTATTTGTCAGTACATTTCTCCGGCCATCATCAAAAAGGTTGCGGCGGCCGGTTTCATGGTCATGGGGGCATTAATCTTTTTTGATAAAATATGA